The sequence TCTTGTATTCCATGCAAGAGTTAGCTAGTTCATTGCATGGGCATACTGGAAATCACTACGACTTCGGACTTCCTATATATGTTCCTATATAAGTATTATAGTTACTGTATAAGTATCAATACTAGCAAATTCTTAAATTTATTGACGTACTGATTGGTTGATTTGTGTTCGTTGGAACTTTGCATGACCTGCAGCAacttattcattattttacgTACCAAACTTCAAGGACTACACTTTATAAAtccaccaaaatatatatagatggttATATAAGTGAGTTCATGCACAATTGatagtaaatattattttttctcttgtttctttaatCTGAATATTTCTTTACTGCAGACCAGTGTCTGAATTCAttatttaagttaaaaaaatccTGCAGATTCAGCATCACAAATTAACACTAGTTGCATTTTTATAGGCTAAGTATATATAGGATGGAAATCTTAACTTTCTTGTCTTCTGATTTATAATCTGTTccttttcttgtttaatttgcAAAAGAAACAAGACCTTGAGAAAAGAGTGATGATAGTTAACACGCCTTCATTTATATGGCAAATGGTGGGCCAAGGTAATACCATTAAAGCATCCTCatcatttgaattaaaacatcaCATAAATCACTTTCTTTCAATAATTTTTCAGGAATAGGATCACATGAGAAGACATATCAACAAATATGATCGATCAGATGAGAACTTGCAGTTGATGTGTGCAACGTGCATTCTTGTATTCCATGAAAGAGGTAGCCAGATCATTGCGTGGGCGTACTGGAAATCACTACAACGTCCTACATATGTTTATGCATGTATACAGGGGATATATCGATCGGTCGACATTACATACGATAGCATTATTCTTCTTGTTGAATACCAGAGCGATGTAAACTTGGAATAGACTGCAATAAAAAGAGAAGTAGAAgagataatatataattgagaaaAAGTGTattcaattaatatataatgaaGGCTCACAATACTCTATAGATCATGTGCTTCATGGGGATGATTCATTCGGTGCAATTAAAATGAGACTAACATAGGTAGACACTACCAAGTGGATAGAGACATGTTTTTCCCCTTCGCTAGCTCCATAATTTAGCAACAACCCTACTACTCACTAATAAATATAGAAAGACTTAGCAACCATCAACAGACCCCACTAACACTGGTGAATATATAGGAAGATTTAGCAATCATAATTAGATCTATTAACTCTAGAATTGGTCAAGTAAGACCCACCTTGTGCTGGTGTTAAGATTTCAACATTGCTCATATTTGACTAGTTAAAATCTTGGTTCATATATACGGAATCTCGATTGATCTCCATTGTCATTATAAGGGCTCGTATTGTATGTTATATATGTTACTGAAAACTAATAGGCCAACCAAGAGTATAGTGTTGATTTCTAGTATAAGAAAGCTCtgtgtgattttatttttttgaaataaatgtgataaaccacagatttattgaaaaaaaaaacgaacagagaagagaaaaaaggaTCACAAAACAATAAGTCCTCTCGCCAGAGGTGAGGtacacaaaagaaaagagaagtgcagGAAAATAAAGTAACATCTGGGCTGGCGAAAAACACTGTCTGGCAACACAGGCCTACCTAGACTGTCAGATAGAGTATTCTACTCATGCGCTAAATTATGGTTTGATTTGCTAGTTTTGTTTGAAACTCTTGTATTTAGGAAGTTGAGGGAGCGCTTAATCCACTAAGTAGCTTCATTAAGAAATTGCAGTTGAGTGTTAGCAGCTATTGAGAAGCAAGAAAGAAGTATGTTACCAATTTTAATGATTACAGAATAATAGGGTAAAGCAATTAGTTGAAAGATGCGAATATTTTGTTcgagccaaatattccacataATGACTCTTGAGGTGAGTTTCCAAAGACTCCGGTATTGAGAGTTTAAGGATGGTAACTAAGTGGTCTAAATCTTATTAGAGATAGATTGTGGAGATGAATTTAGTTCGAAGATTTGAatgaagaatgaccaaattcATTCCGATAAATCACAATCTAGAAATAAGTGTTCCATAAATATGTATCTAGATCTGCATGATCTTATATCAAACACAAATATGTATATAGATTTTTAGATGCTTAGCTACTTACCATTATTCACATTTGCGAAACTTCTTGTAAATTAATCATTCTGTGTTTCTTTTCTTGTGAGTTCAATTGTTGGTGTGAGATTGATGaacataataaatcaaaaagagTCATGCTATTTGAACCGAAAACATTTCACGAAAACATGGCACGAATGACGTGGTTGCCTTACGTGGCATCCACATGCATTTCCAttgtcttcttctccatctctttcTCATAACTCTCGTCTACATTCGTCTTTTTTCTCCATTTACACTGACCACCACCGCTCctttcatcattatttattactatttactctctttttctctttctctcaccATCGATGGGATGCATCATGAGCTCAAGCACGCTCGAAGCTCATGGAGGAGGAGCAGGGAATCTCGGCACCATCCAAGCTTCCCCACATGGAGactgttagttcctccggtgtggtttgtgggtattaagtaacacttaagcactcatagaagtctcacacaaaccaataaagaaagagcacacaaacaaacacaaggagacacacaacgttggtaacccagttcggcgtccacttgcctacgtctggggggccaagcccggagataaacaatccactaaaagaggtaaaaatatatgagtacaaacacttgtcactcacactctcaacaataaagatcactaccctctctagattgtctggtgctcacacactctcctccaagagtcactcaagagtcacacctacaatctacgagcaaggtagcttatatagacgcctcaacgtcccaaatatagcacatacctctttttagaatctcacggctactaatttaaaaaaaccttccgaaattagtcattgcaactcactgttgtaacataagttgcaacatagCCTCGATCGTTGACTTGACTAAGTTatggttacgttgcggatgaccttaagacccatcaacctcccggtcatgcttagtccgagtcgatgcagccaaatctccagatcccgactgccggcaactagcctacctcctcagttcctcatcacgcagtcccctcgcaaggggcacacgtccttgtgcgtcttcatgaaacttgacaaacttagtcttcaattcacctaaatttggtcttcaaagattctccaaacttgatcttcaattcacccaagtttggtcctcaaatcttgccttcaatagacttcaatcaattcATCATAActtcaattagtcttcattcacaccatgaatagatctttctttaattaagctccaccatatttagtattcaatcaaatcacctaaatatggtcttgatatgatcttgtcttcaagttgtaatgcattgccaaaaataactccaccaagatctttaagatagcttcaccatgatcttcaagatatttgcctccatgttatagacttactaaaaatagctcctccaagatcttcaagatgtttaccttacactccaagtctccttgccatgtcacaatgcttgccacatcatcaattatgctttgtcaccttagttgccacgtcacttggtctaggtgtcaaatttTGCCAATAAATAGTGTGGTTGCACTAACAGGGACGAAGCCAAATATAGGAGAAGAATGACATGGACTCTTGCCCTCTTGTCCTCGTCTGCTACCACTGTGCGGCTGTGGTGGCGTGGTGGAGTTGTAGAGGATGAGCGGAGTAAGGATGGTGGTTATGGTTCTAAGAACAATCACTCGTGGTTGCTCACTGAGGTTCATGCTGACTCATTGAACTCGTCGTTCAAGTTCAGTTTCGGTGGCCAGGCggaggtgatggtggtgctgctTTTGGTGAGCCCAGAGTGCGGTGGAGTTGAGGATGAGGGTGCGAGGGTGGAGTTGGTGGAACGGTGTATCTCACGGTTGCTGGGTTGCTGGCAGGGTTCTGTTTCTCCAAGATCCTTGTAGCCACTCATGATTACTCTAGAGGCATTAGTATCTTCTCTGTCTCTCACTCTTTTTCCTTGACTTCAAGCTCTTTTGATTGATTGCTGATGCTGGTGGGAGTGATGGCAGGGAGAGAGTTGGGGAGAAGGGCGCTGAGCAGGGTGTGCGGAGGAAGGATTGGCATGAGGGCAGTGGCAATCAAGAGAGTGGACGCGAGGGGGAAAGAGAGCAGTAGGGCCTTTCGTCGAGAGTTGATAATCGCCAACGAGTGTATTGTGTCATCCAAATGAAGGGGcaaagagatgaagagaaacaGAAGGCActagaaaagagagagagaagtgaTGTAAGTGGAAGTAATGTGGATGCTACCTAAGACATCCATGTCATTCGTGCCGAATTTTCGTGAAGTCTTTTCGGTTCAAATAGCTTTACtcaatcaaaaaatatattgtattCTGAATCTTTCAATCGATACTGATGTcaattaatgtttgttttttagaAAGTGGAAAATTAAGTAAGAGTTGTGATATTTGCTGTTTTCCATATCTGTGTTACTCTTGTTATCTTTCAAATTAGTGTCAAGGGTAGGCAAATGGGTTAATGGCACATGCATGCAGGAAGTGAAAGaaagtgacatatattttttctatgaatttttttatttaatttatattaaataagtgGAGAAGTCTAGTGACTTCCTCACTTGTGTATGCTATAACTTTATCCCCTAAACAAACATTCTaggaactcaataaaatatataggataaataaattcacaaatttgttttttattgataaattactgatttattaaaaagaaagacaaaataCAAAGTGCTAAATCCTCTCATCAGAAAGTGAGCGAACACAGTATAGAAAGATAAAACATAGAAACAAAAAGTAGAAAAAAGTCTAAATAGACGGAAGACACCGTCTGGATTCAcaaaatttttgaacaaaaacaaacaaggtgtttctttttgttcttttgatgattaaaaataaaaaaagtgagtattttttaataaaatttattatgcatCAAGCAAAAGTCAAGAACTCGAGTTAATTCCTTAGTTTCTCACTTGCTcctaaataaaacacaagaacaattttttttttaaaaaaaaaaaatgaacaactcAATCAAAAATGTTAatgtataaattaataaattcacTTTTATTCCACAATCATCAGTgtgtaaataaattatgaaaatagtaataatacCACATGGCAACATAACCATAAATgctaattatatatttctacaaacaatgttaattttaaaggattcatttttaaattcttttatcaATAGTTTGCATCACAAGGCTCAGGTAAAGTCTGTGCCTCTTTAGTCCACTCAACATTTTTGCATGAACTTTTGGTCGTTCCACCTCCTTCTTTGACCAAATTAATGTCTTGCAACACAATGCCGTGACATGGAACACTCTTGCTGCATTGAAAATCTACAGCAATCTCTGATGCACTTGTTCCTTTGATGTTCTTATACAAAATGTCGCTCACTTCCACTGCAGATTTCTGCAACAAGTTTACTTGAATGAGTATGAGTAgttatttagttaaataaataaaaagccaaaaatgataatgaaaaataatatgccTGTTCATCGCACGGTCTCTTAGAATCACAATAGTTTTGATCAATGATTATTGGATTTTCAACATTATTCATGTTGATATTCTGAAAAGTAATGCGCTTCGCATATCCACTGCCTCCCTGttcaattattgtttaaaagaaaaaacgaAAGGTGAGATGGTGATATTATTAACTCAAACATATTGAtgtaataattaacaaattaactATTTACCATACTCTAGATAGTCACATCTGAAAAGTGATATAATTCTCTATGAGTTATTTTCTATGATGTAGCTTTCTTTACCATCcaaattaacataaaattaagaatatattaaataaatttcaatattgattaaaagaattattaaaaacCAATCCTCATCTCAAGGTTGATCAATaagtatttaaattattttagagaTTAAAATCACACTTTTGTAAATACAAATATGAAATGACACTACTAAAAATATTAcgtattaatatatatcaacCACATCAAATACCATGATCTTAACTTTTAATTGTAAAGCATTTGTAGTAAATAGTCTTACaggaaaagaggaaaaaaataaaaaaatatcatgtgGCTCCTATATACCTTTCAAGCCTAAGTATTTGAGACTGTTTTTATGGACAAAACCAGTATACTCATTTAAATCAAAGACTTTTTTAATGCagacaaaataatatttgactattttttattttcttccccAAATATGAGTTGATTCGTtgatttgaatgttgatttGAATGTGAGAAAGATAACCTGCCAAGTCTTGATCCGGACTCCATTTGTGGTGCCAGTGAGCGTGGCTGTGTCCACCATCACATCAGAAACATAGTCTTCAGAGTCGTCAGATCCTAAACTTCCAATACTGTCACACATATATATTCGtcataaaattaattcattcatatcatatagaaccattatatatatatgtatatacatgctAAGAATTAATTAGGGTTTCTTCAAACCTGATGCCATGACCAGGACCACAAGTTATGCTCATGGCTTTCACTCCTTGTGATCCACTCACTATTGATATACAGTCATCTCCTTCAAggttacaaacaaaataaatcaatatatatatatatatgcttagaGAATTCAGTATGCAATAAGATTATTAGATTGccactaattagttttgtatttGAATGAACTACTattgaaaacatattatttttgtctGAACTTTATGATGAACTCTTgagattttattaaagaaaaaaactgataattaataaatatatacaaactgtgagtttatatatatatgcatcatgTAAAGAATGTGACAATTAAGTGTTTGAAAAACTTTATGAAATTACAAGTACATTGAAAGAGCGTTCAATATAAGATATAAAAGTTAAATGAAAAAGAGAGACAACTTGGAGAAttcaatagtaaataaatatgaaaaattagtgTGCCAAAggataaatatgaataatttcaacatgtttttattgtgctgataattaaatttgataaaagtttgTACCTGTTTGAATGGCACAATTcgttatatttatgttttgtgtGCCGGTAACATGAATGCCATCAGTGTTTGGACTTGATTCAGGTGAACTAATTGAAAGTTGAGAGGCATGAACATTGCTGCAGCTTTCAAATGATACATGAATCTGTTGACTGTTTCTTATGCTCAAGTCATTCACCTTCAAATTCTTGCAATTTGAGAATGTCATTGCCtgttttaaaacataataataatatgaaaagacaaaaaaatttcattaatttcatgACCATAatgatctttatatatatcAGATATAAACATTCATTGGAACTTATAGTTTCCATACCGTAGGAGCATCGCGACAAGGCTGAagaggaaaaaatagaaaaaacgcTAGATTAGTACtcattttaacaaatatatctaAAATGATTGAGTTGACAAATTTTAAGTGTCAAAATTACAAGTGATGTTTTGATCTTGCATGAGTTTTGCCACCATATGTTTCCATTTCCATCTATAGTTCCACCACCTCCTACTTCAAGATCATTTATCTCATCAAACAGCAACCAATGTCTTTCATCCTTTCCATCCCAATCCGATTGATCTGAAGAAGCTTCAATCGATCCTTCGATCTGTAATTCGATCACTCAATAAAAATCACTAAATttgaaaaggtaaaaaaata comes from Dioscorea cayenensis subsp. rotundata cultivar TDr96_F1 chromosome 15, TDr96_F1_v2_PseudoChromosome.rev07_lg8_w22 25.fasta, whole genome shotgun sequence and encodes:
- the LOC120277597 gene encoding polygalacturonase-like, translated to MIPLLHIIKAVLIDVEDYGAKGDGRDDSEAFEKAWGVTCSSSQPVTFMVASDKKYKLKPLTFQGPCKSNVKVMIEGSIEASSDQSDWDGKDERHWLLFDEINDLEVGGGGTIDGNGNIWWQNSCKIKTSLPCRDAPTAMTFSNCKNLKVNDLSIRNSQQIHVSFESCSNVHASQLSISSPESSPNTDGIHVTGTQNINITNCAIQTGDDCISIVSGSQGVKAMSITCGPGHGISIGSLGSDDSEDYVSDVMVDTATLTGTTNGVRIKTWQGGSGYAKRITFQNINMNNVENPIIIDQNYCDSKRPCDEQKSAVEVSDILYKNIKGTSASEIAVDFQCSKSVPCHGIVLQDINLVKEGGGTTKSSCKNVEWTKEAQTLPEPCDANY